A single genomic interval of Solimonas sp. K1W22B-7 harbors:
- a CDS encoding UDP-N-acetylmuramoyl-tripeptide--D-alanyl-D-alanine ligase produces MMDRLATLARLLGGELAGTDAGFDRVVTDTRALQPGDLFVALQGDRFDGHNFLEAAAAAGAAGALVSRRVALPLPQVVVGDTLKALQDYAADWRSRFDIPVVAVTGSNGKTTTKQLLASVFAARGPVLATHGNLNNHIGVPLTLLGLREEHRTAVIEMGANHPGEIALLARLARPDVGVITQAGDAHLEGFGSREGVARAKGELFAALAGGVAVINADDVYAPLWRDLARHASVLTFGFGEDADVRALHAHPEPPEAPSAMQFELRAPNGRQSVRLPLPGRHMVANALAAAACGVALALDLQQVAQGLSAVDAPSGRLSWKTTPQGARLLDDSYNSNPTSLRAGLELLAGMAGKRWAILGGMAELGPGTEQLHADAGRIARDLGIDRLLTLGPLARRAAEAFGRGAQAYDSVEELAAAANQQLDAQTVVLVKGSRSARMERVVAALTGEASAGEH; encoded by the coding sequence ATGATGGACCGGCTCGCTACGCTGGCACGCCTCCTCGGCGGCGAACTGGCCGGCACCGATGCCGGCTTCGACCGCGTCGTCACCGACACGCGCGCGTTGCAGCCCGGCGACCTGTTCGTGGCGCTGCAGGGCGACCGTTTCGACGGCCACAATTTCCTCGAAGCCGCCGCGGCCGCCGGCGCCGCCGGTGCCCTGGTGTCGCGCCGCGTCGCGCTGCCGCTGCCGCAGGTGGTGGTCGGCGACACGCTCAAGGCGCTGCAGGACTATGCCGCCGACTGGCGCAGCCGTTTCGACATCCCGGTGGTCGCGGTAACCGGCAGCAACGGCAAGACCACCACCAAGCAGCTGCTGGCCTCGGTGTTCGCCGCGCGCGGGCCGGTGCTGGCGACGCACGGCAATCTCAACAACCACATCGGCGTGCCGTTGACGCTGCTGGGCCTGCGTGAAGAGCACCGCACGGCAGTGATCGAGATGGGCGCCAACCACCCGGGCGAGATCGCGCTGCTGGCAAGGCTGGCGCGTCCCGACGTGGGCGTGATAACGCAGGCCGGCGATGCGCACCTGGAAGGTTTCGGCTCGCGCGAGGGCGTGGCCCGGGCCAAGGGCGAGCTGTTCGCCGCGCTGGCCGGCGGCGTCGCCGTGATCAATGCCGACGATGTCTACGCGCCGCTGTGGCGCGACCTGGCGCGTCACGCCTCGGTGCTGACGTTCGGCTTCGGCGAGGATGCCGACGTACGCGCGCTGCACGCACACCCCGAGCCGCCGGAGGCGCCCTCGGCGATGCAGTTCGAGCTGCGCGCGCCCAACGGCCGCCAGAGCGTGCGCCTGCCGCTGCCGGGCCGGCACATGGTCGCCAATGCGCTGGCCGCCGCGGCCTGCGGCGTGGCGCTGGCCCTGGACCTGCAGCAGGTCGCCCAGGGCCTGTCCGCGGTCGATGCGCCTTCCGGGCGGCTGTCCTGGAAGACCACGCCGCAGGGCGCGCGACTGCTCGACGACAGCTACAACTCCAACCCGACTTCGCTGCGCGCCGGCCTGGAACTGCTGGCCGGCATGGCCGGCAAACGCTGGGCCATCCTCGGCGGCATGGCCGAACTGGGTCCGGGAACCGAGCAGCTGCACGCCGATGCCGGCCGCATCGCGCGTGACCTGGGGATCGACCGGCTGCTGACACTGGGGCCGCTGGCGCGCCGCGCCGCGGAAGCTTTCGGCCGGGGTGCCCAGGCCTACGACAGCGTCGAGGAACTCGCCGCTGCCGCCAACCAACAACTCGATGCGCAGACCGTGGTGCTGGTGAAGGGTTCGCGGTCCGCGCGCATGGAGCGCGTGGTCGCGGCACTCACCGGTGAAGCGTCCGCGGGGGAACACTGA
- the mraY gene encoding phospho-N-acetylmuramoyl-pentapeptide-transferase, whose translation MLYHLAQYLQPHISGFNLFNYLTIRAVLGILTALVFSFAFGPWMIERLYRFKFGQPVRSDGPQSHLKKTGTPTMGGVLILCAITVSTLLWANLTNRFVWFALLVTLAFGAVGFADDFIKIKNKNPKGLPARKKYFWLSLAGFGVAMLLFATQKTPAEATLYFPFLKDVTISLGIFFIPWAYLVIVGSSNAVNLTDGLDGLAILPTVLVASALAVFAYTSGNVKFAEYLGIPYIAGVGEIAIFCTAIAGAGLGFLWFNAYPAQVFMGDVGALALGAALGVVAVMVRQELVLAIMGGVFVAETVSVALQVLYFKYSGGKRIFRMAPLHHHYELKGWPEPKIIVRFWIITLILVLVGLSTLKIR comes from the coding sequence ATGCTCTATCACCTTGCCCAATACCTGCAGCCGCACATCAGCGGCTTCAACCTGTTCAACTACCTGACGATCCGCGCGGTGCTGGGAATCCTTACCGCGCTGGTGTTCTCCTTCGCCTTCGGACCCTGGATGATCGAGCGGTTGTACCGTTTCAAGTTCGGCCAGCCGGTGCGCAGCGACGGCCCGCAGTCGCACCTGAAGAAGACCGGCACCCCGACCATGGGCGGCGTGCTGATCCTCTGCGCGATCACGGTATCGACGCTGCTCTGGGCCAACCTGACCAACCGCTTCGTCTGGTTCGCACTGCTGGTGACGCTGGCCTTCGGCGCCGTGGGTTTCGCCGACGACTTCATCAAGATCAAGAACAAGAATCCCAAGGGCCTGCCGGCACGCAAGAAGTACTTCTGGCTGTCGCTGGCCGGCTTCGGCGTGGCGATGCTGCTGTTCGCTACCCAGAAGACCCCGGCGGAAGCGACGCTGTACTTCCCGTTCCTCAAGGACGTGACCATTTCCCTGGGCATCTTCTTCATCCCCTGGGCCTACCTCGTGATCGTCGGCAGCAGCAACGCCGTCAACCTCACCGACGGCCTCGACGGGCTGGCGATCCTGCCGACCGTGCTGGTGGCCTCGGCGCTGGCGGTGTTCGCCTACACCAGCGGCAACGTCAAGTTCGCCGAGTACCTGGGCATTCCCTACATCGCGGGTGTCGGCGAGATCGCGATCTTCTGCACCGCCATCGCCGGCGCGGGCCTGGGTTTCCTGTGGTTCAACGCCTATCCGGCGCAGGTCTTCATGGGCGACGTCGGCGCGCTGGCGCTGGGCGCCGCGCTGGGCGTGGTCGCGGTGATGGTGCGCCAGGAACTGGTGCTGGCGATCATGGGCGGCGTATTCGTCGCCGAGACCGTGTCGGTGGCGCTGCAGGTGCTGTACTTCAAGTACAGCGGCGGCAAGCGCATCTTCCGCATGGCGCCGCTGCACCACCACTACGAACTGAAGGGCTGGCCCGAGCCCAAGATCATCGTGCGCTTCTGGATCATCACCCTGATCCTGGTGCTGGTTGGCCTGTCCACCCTGAAGATCAGATGA
- the murD gene encoding UDP-N-acetylmuramoyl-L-alanine--D-glutamate ligase: protein MSRYAGKQILVVGLGASGASALRYLAREGALLTATDSRARPAGLDALRRELPQVQFHCGAFAAPGPIEGYAEAVLSPGVSLDDPFVRELAAAGVPLAGDIELFARAAKAPVIGITGSNGKSTVTTLVGEMALAAGLRAGIGGNLGTPALDLLREDAQLYVLELSSFQLETTQSLSCVAATLLNLSQDHLDRHGTMAHYGAIKARIFDRCGTAVTNREDLTVMALSPPSAISFGANPPLAGHYGLILRDGDTWLSVGDERLLRVSELKIHGLHNAANALAALALADAAGIPREASLRALREFGGLAHRCQFVAEIDGVQYFNDSKGTNVGSTLAALNGLPPGIVWLAGGQGKGQSFSELRPALAIKGRAAILFGEDASRIESDIQGALPVYREPDMLAALARARALAARGDRVLLSPACASFDQFKSYVDRGNQFRAAVEAMK, encoded by the coding sequence ATGAGCCGCTACGCCGGAAAGCAGATCTTGGTAGTGGGCTTGGGCGCCAGTGGCGCCTCGGCGCTGCGCTACCTCGCGCGCGAGGGCGCGCTGCTGACCGCGACCGACAGCCGCGCACGCCCGGCCGGCCTTGACGCACTGCGTCGCGAACTGCCGCAGGTGCAGTTCCACTGCGGCGCCTTCGCCGCGCCAGGCCCGATCGAAGGCTACGCCGAGGCCGTGCTGTCGCCGGGCGTATCGCTGGACGATCCCTTCGTGCGCGAGCTGGCCGCCGCCGGCGTGCCGCTGGCCGGCGACATCGAACTGTTCGCCCGTGCCGCCAAGGCTCCGGTGATCGGCATCACCGGGTCCAACGGCAAGAGCACCGTCACCACCCTGGTCGGCGAAATGGCCCTGGCCGCGGGCCTGCGCGCGGGCATCGGCGGCAACCTCGGCACGCCGGCGCTGGACCTGCTGCGTGAGGACGCCCAGCTCTACGTGCTGGAGCTGTCGAGCTTCCAGCTGGAGACCACGCAGAGCCTGTCCTGCGTCGCCGCCACCCTCCTCAACCTGTCGCAGGACCACCTCGACCGCCACGGCACGATGGCGCACTACGGCGCGATCAAGGCCCGCATCTTCGACCGCTGCGGCACTGCCGTGACCAACCGCGAGGACCTGACCGTGATGGCGCTGTCGCCGCCGTCGGCGATCAGCTTCGGCGCCAACCCGCCGCTGGCCGGGCACTACGGCCTGATCCTGCGCGATGGCGACACCTGGCTGTCGGTCGGCGACGAGCGCCTGCTGCGTGTGTCGGAGCTGAAGATTCACGGCCTGCACAATGCGGCCAACGCGCTGGCCGCGCTGGCGCTGGCGGATGCCGCCGGCATTCCGCGCGAGGCTTCGCTGCGCGCGCTGCGCGAGTTCGGCGGGCTGGCGCACCGCTGCCAGTTCGTCGCCGAGATCGACGGCGTGCAGTACTTCAACGATTCCAAGGGCACCAACGTCGGCTCGACGCTGGCGGCGCTCAACGGCCTGCCGCCCGGCATCGTCTGGCTGGCGGGCGGGCAGGGCAAGGGCCAGAGCTTCAGCGAACTGCGCCCGGCCCTGGCCATCAAGGGCCGCGCCGCGATCCTGTTCGGCGAGGACGCCAGCCGCATCGAATCCGACATCCAGGGCGCGCTGCCGGTCTACCGCGAGCCCGACATGCTGGCCGCCCTGGCCCGTGCCCGCGCCCTGGCCGCGCGCGGCGACCGCGTGCTGCTGTCGCCGGCCTGTGCCAGCTTCGACCAGTTCAAGAGCTACGTCGACCGCGGCAACCAGTTCCGCGCCGCGGTGGAGGCGATGAAATGA
- a CDS encoding UDP-N-acetylmuramoyl-L-alanyl-D-glutamate--2,6-diaminopimelate ligase, translating into MSRHARSLRSLLEGLADAPDTEIGGVQMDSRRVGHGDLFMACRGQGQHGLSYAEQALEQGAAAIAWEPAEGWSAPQAGVPVVAVPGLSAQVGEIAARFYGHGSRHLYTVGITGTDGKTSTAHLVAQTLERLGQPCVYVGTLGTGRSGALASGDHTTPDPVSLQRLLAHQHELGAMACAMEVSSHALDQARVAGVEFDVAVLTNITRDHLDYHGTVEHYAAAKRRLFEREGLRAIVLNRDDARGAAWAGEFDGHAGVTRYGLDGDVPTGGAYLIGRGLRLHERGIELQIDSSWGQATLHSRLLGRFNAYNLLAALAAVLHGGFTLQQAVAALGEAVTVPGRMEAFRGPASPALVVVDYAHTPGALAAALSAARAHTAQTLWCVFGCGGDRDRGKRPLMGAAAANGADQVIVTDDNPRSEDPAAIVAAIRGGMTGPAAVRVIHSRSEAIAAALREAGPGDTVLVAGKGHEDYQIYGAERRHYSDRVQVAQLLGAAA; encoded by the coding sequence ATGAGCCGCCACGCGCGCTCCCTGCGCAGCCTGCTCGAAGGCCTGGCCGATGCGCCCGATACCGAGATCGGCGGTGTGCAGATGGACAGCCGCCGCGTCGGTCACGGCGACCTGTTCATGGCCTGCCGCGGGCAGGGCCAGCACGGCCTGTCCTATGCCGAGCAGGCGCTGGAGCAGGGTGCCGCCGCCATCGCCTGGGAACCGGCCGAGGGCTGGTCGGCGCCGCAGGCCGGCGTGCCGGTGGTCGCGGTGCCGGGCCTGTCGGCGCAGGTCGGCGAGATTGCCGCGCGCTTCTACGGCCACGGCTCGCGTCATCTCTACACGGTCGGCATCACCGGCACCGACGGCAAGACCTCCACCGCGCACCTGGTGGCGCAGACTCTCGAGCGCCTCGGGCAGCCCTGCGTCTATGTCGGTACGCTGGGTACCGGTCGCTCCGGCGCGCTTGCCAGCGGCGACCACACCACGCCGGATCCGGTCAGCCTGCAGCGCCTGCTGGCGCACCAGCACGAACTGGGCGCCATGGCTTGTGCGATGGAGGTCTCCTCCCACGCCCTGGACCAGGCCCGCGTCGCCGGCGTCGAGTTCGACGTGGCGGTGCTGACCAACATCACCCGCGACCATCTCGACTACCACGGCACGGTGGAGCACTACGCCGCCGCCAAGCGCCGTCTGTTCGAGCGCGAGGGCCTGCGTGCCATCGTGCTGAACCGTGACGACGCGCGTGGCGCCGCCTGGGCCGGCGAGTTCGACGGCCATGCCGGCGTGACGCGCTACGGCCTCGACGGTGATGTGCCGACCGGCGGCGCCTACCTGATCGGTCGCGGCCTGCGCCTGCACGAACGCGGCATCGAGTTGCAGATCGACAGCAGCTGGGGCCAGGCGACGCTGCACAGCCGCCTGCTCGGCCGCTTCAATGCCTACAACCTGCTGGCCGCACTGGCCGCGGTGCTGCATGGCGGCTTCACCCTGCAGCAGGCGGTCGCCGCGCTGGGCGAGGCCGTGACGGTGCCGGGCCGCATGGAAGCCTTCCGCGGACCGGCCTCGCCGGCGCTGGTGGTGGTGGACTATGCCCACACGCCGGGGGCGCTCGCCGCCGCGCTGAGCGCCGCGCGCGCACACACCGCGCAGACCCTGTGGTGCGTGTTCGGCTGCGGCGGCGACCGCGACCGCGGCAAGCGCCCGCTGATGGGCGCCGCCGCGGCCAACGGTGCCGACCAGGTCATCGTCACCGACGACAATCCGCGCAGCGAGGACCCGGCCGCGATCGTCGCCGCGATCCGCGGCGGCATGACCGGCCCCGCCGCGGTGCGCGTGATCCACAGCCGCAGCGAGGCGATCGCCGCTGCGCTGCGCGAGGCCGGCCCCGGCGATACCGTCCTGGTGGCCGGCAAGGGTCACGAGGACTACCAGATCTACGGTGCCGAGCGCCGCCATTACAGCGATCGCGTCCAGGTCGCGCAGTTGCTGGGAGCCGCCGCATGA